The window TTGCGAGAATCTGCCCACTAGTATGTGCGCGTTCTCGATATCGGCTTCCGGAAAAAGATGTTTATTGGAGACAGCTAACGTCGCCGGAGAATACACTTGCCGGACTTCCGTGGTGGAGGTTGAAGGAATTGTAGACCACGTGGAGAGCTATGAGTGTGTAGCCGCTTGTGGTGTTGATCGGAAAACCGTAGGGATCTCATCGGACGCAATGATGGAGGCAGGATTCGCCACTAAGCTTTGCTCTCCGGCTTGTTTAGATTATTGCCCTAACATTCTTGATCTTTTTTTCAATCTCGCCGCCGGTGAAGGTAAgatcttgagcttcttctttTTAGTCTTCATGCATACAGCATAAGTTGACATTTTTTTGGTATTCTGATGAAACATTAGAATTTTTGAGAATAAGGGCCATGCtttataaaacttaattaattaatgtatGTCCACATAAATAAATAGGTAGAAACTAGAAACAATTgaaggtatttttttttttgaacaaaaattgAAGGTATATATTTACTAACTAT of the Raphanus sativus cultivar WK10039 unplaced genomic scaffold, ASM80110v3 Scaffold3924, whole genome shotgun sequence genome contains:
- the LOC108829785 gene encoding uncharacterized protein LOC108829785, whose product is MSYSSLRLPVFLILSSLLHAALGEEIICENLPTSMCAFSISASGKRCLLETANVAGEYTCRTSVVEVEGIVDHVESYECVAACGVDRKTVGISSDAMMEAGFATKLCSPACLDYCPNILDLFFNLAAGEGKILSFFFLVFMHTA